Proteins from one Pseudodesulfovibrio sp. JC047 genomic window:
- a CDS encoding PTS sugar transporter subunit IIB, translating to MILARIDNRLIHGQIIETWLPYTGAKHVVVANDELAHDILQQEIMSLAIPQTVDSVFVDVDDLHETLAKIVPGGDQVIILFSSCADARRAYEAGFDFNVLNIGNVHYSPGKKQISPSVALSDEDENCLKMLNRKGVKLDFRCVPNDPVQVRFDS from the coding sequence GTGATTCTTGCCCGTATAGATAACCGCCTGATTCACGGCCAGATTATTGAGACTTGGCTTCCGTATACTGGAGCTAAACATGTTGTTGTGGCCAATGATGAATTGGCGCATGACATTTTGCAACAGGAAATCATGTCTTTGGCCATCCCGCAAACAGTCGACAGCGTTTTTGTCGATGTTGACGACCTTCATGAAACCTTAGCGAAAATTGTGCCTGGCGGGGATCAGGTCATTATTCTTTTTTCCAGTTGTGCTGATGCGAGACGGGCGTATGAAGCCGGATTTGATTTTAATGTTCTGAATATTGGTAATGTTCATTACAGCCCCGGGAAAAAACAGATTTCTCCAAGTGTCGCACTATCCGATGAAGATGAAAATTGTCTTAAAATGCTCAATCGGAAAGGGGTAAAACTCGATTTTCGATGTGTTCCCAATGATCCGGTCCAGGTGAGGTTCGACTCATGA
- a CDS encoding PTS sugar transporter subunit IIC — protein MYLVCICRFFFALFSLFRNALSIGFLERPLVLGFFWGLWSGDLTTSLYIAIFFELLWLDLLPVGTFIPPHLTAASFAALSLTTYFGLEHPARIMGVLFASMPLAWLGTKVEMIIRDQEQVSYNQLLNWTRNPEKSNVPGTLIMKSMVRSFLYSGLSFLAAILLIKYCLQFIFSVYPGFLSSIDVTWTHLWVAASLGGLMALRVKRAYAILMVGMCLFVLFLVWSSF, from the coding sequence ATTTACCTGGTTTGCATCTGTCGCTTTTTTTTTGCGCTCTTCTCTCTTTTTAGAAACGCCCTGAGCATAGGCTTTTTAGAACGGCCGCTTGTCCTGGGCTTTTTTTGGGGACTTTGGAGCGGAGATTTAACAACCAGTCTTTATATTGCCATATTTTTTGAATTGTTATGGCTTGATTTGCTTCCTGTCGGAACATTTATTCCGCCGCACCTGACTGCGGCCAGTTTCGCGGCGTTGTCCCTGACAACATATTTTGGATTGGAGCATCCTGCGCGTATCATGGGGGTGCTATTCGCAAGTATGCCGCTGGCCTGGCTCGGAACAAAAGTCGAAATGATCATCCGTGACCAAGAACAGGTGAGCTATAACCAATTGTTGAATTGGACAAGAAATCCCGAAAAATCGAACGTTCCTGGCACACTCATCATGAAATCCATGGTGCGTTCTTTTCTTTATTCCGGTCTTTCTTTTTTGGCGGCAATACTCCTCATAAAATACTGTTTGCAGTTTATTTTTTCTGTATATCCAGGATTCCTTTCCTCTATTGATGTCACTTGGACACACCTGTGGGTTGCTGCCTCGCTTGGCGGCTTGATGGCTCTTCGAGTGAAACGTGCGTATGCCATCTTGATGGTCGGCATGTGTCTTTTCGTCCTTTTCTTGGTTTGGAGCAGTTTTTAG
- a CDS encoding PTS sugar transporter subunit IIA produces MKLGDYLAKDCVLPEIVSETRSDTLKELIAPLGAKYPEMDTDLAVRVLLEREKLGTTGIGDGIAIPHGKVDGLDAMHVIVGRSLKGVEYDALDQKPCTIFFLVLAPEEAVGIHLRVLAQISRLLKDETFRRSFLEAEGRDELWGLLKSV; encoded by the coding sequence ATGAAACTTGGTGATTACCTGGCGAAGGACTGTGTCCTTCCCGAAATAGTATCCGAAACACGATCGGATACCTTGAAAGAACTTATCGCCCCCTTGGGCGCAAAATATCCAGAGATGGACACGGACCTCGCGGTTCGTGTCCTTCTCGAACGTGAAAAGCTGGGGACCACCGGCATTGGTGATGGCATTGCCATCCCTCATGGCAAAGTGGATGGCCTCGATGCCATGCATGTTATTGTGGGTCGAAGTCTCAAGGGAGTCGAATATGATGCCCTTGACCAGAAGCCATGTACCATCTTTTTCCTTGTTCTTGCCCCGGAAGAAGCCGTGGGCATTCACCTGCGAGTTCTTGCGCAAATTTCTCGGTTGTTGAAAGACGAGACGTTTCGTCGTTCTTTTTTAGAAGCCGAAGGACGTGACGAGTTGTGGGGACTGCTTAAAAGTGTTTAA
- a CDS encoding PTS sugar transporter subunit IIA yields the protein MMAVKSDKKEAMVGIVLVTHSTFGASLLDAATMVMGEQKNCLAVGVDVEKSVDETMEAVRKAIQTVETGKGVVALTDLFGGSPTTMSLSLMKSENLEVITGVNLPMLVATIQSRKMNLDALAEAVKNAGRQGIKVAGAMLRKKTKK from the coding sequence ATGATGGCTGTAAAGTCTGATAAAAAAGAAGCAATGGTCGGCATCGTTTTGGTGACTCACTCCACTTTTGGAGCAAGCTTGCTGGATGCGGCAACAATGGTCATGGGCGAACAGAAAAACTGTTTGGCTGTGGGTGTTGATGTCGAAAAGAGCGTGGATGAGACCATGGAAGCTGTCAGGAAAGCCATTCAGACAGTGGAAACTGGCAAGGGGGTCGTCGCCTTGACGGATTTGTTTGGAGGGTCTCCAACCACCATGAGCCTTTCCCTGATGAAGTCAGAAAATCTTGAAGTTATCACCGGTGTCAATTTGCCGATGCTGGTCGCGACCATACAGTCACGCAAAATGAATTTGGATGCCTTGGCTGAAGCGGTCAAGAATGCTGGCCGCCAGGGAATTAAGGTCGCGGGCGCGATGCTGCGAAAAAAAACGAAAAAATAG
- the lptB gene encoding LPS export ABC transporter ATP-binding protein codes for MEKGLRATNLSKRYGQKEVVHGINLELNPQEVVGLLGPNGAGKTTTFYMLVGIVEPNTGNVTLSGIDLTEKPLHERARMGVSYLPQESSIFKKLTVRQNLEIILEQTSLSAKKQMARANELMEMFTITKLADQAAMFLSGGERRRLEIARALILDPQFILLDEPFAGIDPIAVIDIQEIISVLKSMGIGILISDHNVRETLNICDRAYLVYEGNVILEGSPEEIVQNSRARQIYLGEDFSL; via the coding sequence ATGGAAAAAGGACTCCGGGCGACAAATCTTTCCAAACGGTATGGCCAAAAAGAGGTCGTGCACGGCATCAATCTGGAGCTGAATCCTCAAGAGGTTGTAGGGCTACTCGGTCCGAATGGCGCGGGAAAGACAACGACATTCTATATGCTTGTGGGCATTGTCGAGCCAAATACCGGCAATGTGACTTTGAGCGGCATAGATTTGACGGAAAAACCGCTTCATGAACGGGCTCGAATGGGAGTGAGTTATCTTCCACAGGAAAGTTCCATTTTCAAAAAGCTAACTGTCCGACAAAATTTGGAAATCATCCTTGAACAGACTTCATTGTCTGCCAAAAAGCAAATGGCCCGGGCCAATGAATTGATGGAGATGTTTACCATCACGAAATTGGCCGATCAGGCTGCCATGTTTTTGTCTGGTGGAGAACGTCGTCGGCTTGAGATTGCACGGGCTTTGATTCTTGATCCACAATTTATCCTTTTGGATGAACCGTTTGCAGGGATTGACCCCATCGCGGTCATTGATATTCAAGAAATTATTTCAGTCTTGAAAAGTATGGGAATCGGTATTCTGATTTCCGATCATAACGTGCGTGAGACGTTGAACATTTGTGACAGGGCATACCTTGTGTATGAAGGCAATGTTATTCTTGAAGGATCGCCTGAAGAAATTGTTCAAAACAGTCGTGCACGACAGATTTATCTTGGCGAGGACTTCAGCCTGTAA
- the lptA gene encoding lipopolysaccharide transport periplasmic protein LptA: protein MTKRDILALFFGVALLIFPSTVQAGEWGELREATVNLNVRERPDKASEHVLTLTKGQRVKVDFIKNGWAAVFNPTEAVREKKKAIGYSNIKFLEPVEETVLSQVEKQQQAQTVSSTEKGEGKVKAPVVAAPREDASKIGIDPSKMPVKITSDRMTYDETGKVVSFVGNVVAEHGQLTLWADSLSAYLSSKTGKKLTADSVDRIIAEGNVKAKKGTSEGTCGKLTYFVTEQMLQMEQNPLLQDGPNSLTGEIIKFDIKDNRSEVVGGTGQRVKAIFMTPGNMKVQ from the coding sequence ATGACAAAACGAGATATATTGGCCCTATTTTTTGGGGTGGCATTGTTGATTTTCCCTTCTACGGTCCAGGCTGGGGAATGGGGAGAGCTTCGAGAAGCCACTGTTAATCTCAATGTCCGGGAACGTCCTGACAAAGCGAGTGAGCATGTGCTGACTTTGACCAAAGGACAACGGGTCAAAGTTGATTTTATCAAAAATGGATGGGCAGCAGTTTTTAATCCCACCGAAGCGGTTCGGGAAAAGAAAAAAGCCATAGGATATTCCAATATCAAATTCTTGGAGCCAGTTGAAGAGACCGTGCTGTCTCAGGTTGAAAAACAACAACAGGCTCAAACCGTTTCTTCCACGGAAAAAGGAGAGGGTAAGGTCAAGGCCCCCGTTGTCGCGGCACCTCGGGAAGATGCCTCAAAAATTGGAATCGATCCAAGCAAAATGCCGGTCAAAATTACTTCTGACCGGATGACGTATGACGAGACCGGAAAGGTTGTTTCGTTTGTGGGGAATGTTGTTGCCGAGCATGGACAACTTACGTTGTGGGCCGATTCCTTGTCTGCATATCTTTCTTCCAAAACCGGCAAGAAATTGACCGCGGACAGTGTTGATCGCATCATTGCAGAGGGAAATGTCAAAGCCAAGAAAGGTACATCGGAAGGTACCTGTGGCAAACTCACGTATTTTGTCACAGAACAAATGTTGCAAATGGAGCAGAACCCTTTGTTGCAGGACGGTCCTAATAGTCTGACCGGCGAAATTATCAAATTTGATATCAAAGACAATCGATCTGAAGTGGTGGGTGGAACCGGGCAACGGGTCAAGGCTATTTTCATGACACCTGGCAACATGAAGGTGCAATAA
- the rpoN gene encoding RNA polymerase factor sigma-54, which yields MGLELRQQLKLSQQLVMTPQLQQAIKLLQLSRLELLETVQQELLENPFLDEKETEADVADASETLTESQAEEELVRNADWENYLGEFSSTSKQATGRDAEIPEEGMSFEARLASKPSLEGHINWQMRLSNFTEQEIAIGEMILGNLDSNGYLQASTEDLQSMVDASSEDIESTILRIQRLDPVGVASRTPQECLLVQMDVLGYDDPVLVSLVTDHLEDLEKNRYKPLARKFKISMEDLKSYLDLMQTLDPMPGTNFSSTEPHYVSPDVFVYKYGDDFIIILNEDGLPRLQMNAFYMDSMKGAAHKEKEYFQEKMRSAAWLMKSLYQRQRTLYKVVESIVGFQRDFFEEGVTKLKPLILKEVAEDIEMHESTVSRITTSKYVSTPHGIYELKFFFNSALDLDDGSQVGSESVKALIKKMIADEDSKKPLSDERIGDILKEELEVNIARRTVAKYRSAMGIPSSSKRKQYF from the coding sequence ATGGGATTGGAACTTAGACAACAACTCAAGCTTTCTCAGCAATTGGTCATGACACCACAGTTGCAGCAGGCCATTAAATTGCTGCAACTCTCTCGTCTGGAGTTGCTTGAAACTGTTCAGCAGGAACTTCTGGAAAATCCTTTTCTTGATGAAAAGGAAACGGAAGCTGATGTTGCTGATGCGTCGGAAACGTTGACCGAATCCCAGGCTGAAGAAGAGTTGGTTCGTAATGCCGACTGGGAAAATTACCTGGGAGAATTTTCCAGCACTTCAAAACAGGCCACTGGTCGCGACGCCGAAATCCCCGAAGAAGGGATGTCTTTCGAGGCTCGTCTCGCTTCGAAGCCCTCTCTTGAGGGGCATATCAATTGGCAAATGCGGCTTTCCAATTTTACCGAACAGGAAATTGCGATCGGTGAAATGATTCTCGGTAATCTTGATTCAAATGGTTATTTGCAGGCCTCCACCGAGGATCTGCAATCCATGGTTGACGCGTCCAGCGAAGACATTGAATCAACCATTCTTCGGATCCAACGACTTGATCCTGTCGGGGTCGCTTCACGAACGCCACAGGAATGTCTGTTAGTTCAGATGGATGTCTTAGGATATGACGATCCCGTTCTTGTTTCGCTTGTCACCGACCATTTGGAAGATCTCGAAAAGAATCGGTATAAGCCTTTGGCTCGTAAATTCAAGATTTCCATGGAAGATCTCAAGTCCTATCTGGATTTAATGCAAACGCTTGACCCTATGCCCGGGACCAATTTTTCCAGCACCGAGCCGCATTATGTCAGCCCGGATGTCTTCGTGTACAAGTATGGTGACGATTTCATCATCATTTTGAATGAAGACGGATTGCCACGATTACAGATGAACGCCTTTTATATGGATTCCATGAAAGGGGCCGCACACAAAGAAAAAGAATATTTTCAAGAAAAAATGCGGTCTGCCGCATGGCTGATGAAAAGTCTGTACCAGCGTCAGAGAACATTGTACAAAGTGGTTGAGAGTATTGTCGGTTTTCAACGAGATTTTTTTGAAGAAGGCGTGACAAAACTCAAACCATTGATCCTCAAGGAGGTCGCCGAAGATATCGAGATGCATGAATCCACCGTGAGCCGGATTACCACGAGTAAGTATGTTTCGACTCCACATGGCATTTATGAGCTGAAGTTTTTTTTCAACTCAGCCTTGGATTTGGACGATGGGTCACAAGTGGGTTCAGAGAGCGTCAAGGCGCTCATCAAGAAAATGATTGCAGATGAAGACTCGAAAAAACCTTTAAGCGATGAACGGATTGGTGATATTCTCAAGGAAGAACTCGAGGTTAATATCGCCCGACGCACTGTTGCAAAATACCGTTCCGCCATGGGCATTCCGTCTTCTTCAAAACGCAAGCAGTATTTCTAA
- the raiA gene encoding ribosome-associated translation inhibitor RaiA, translating into MNISFTFKNFEPSDHLKGYAKKRFEKVARYVSDSEADLQVNLLVDKFRHKADVILNSDRIHISAYEASEDMYSTIDMVLDKLEAQLRKMREKMKSRSKKGRGNKMVHMNVLSYEDMPSDSAPTIVGTDEYVPKPMSVDEAAMQLDALENEFLVFRNAETEGLNVIYKRKNGDYGLIDPGY; encoded by the coding sequence ATGAACATCAGCTTCACTTTCAAGAACTTTGAGCCGTCCGATCATCTCAAAGGATACGCTAAGAAGCGGTTTGAAAAGGTAGCACGATACGTTTCCGATTCGGAAGCCGATTTGCAGGTCAACCTGCTGGTCGATAAATTTCGCCACAAGGCGGACGTCATTTTGAACTCGGATCGCATTCATATCTCCGCGTATGAAGCTTCGGAAGACATGTATTCCACCATTGACATGGTGTTGGACAAGTTGGAAGCTCAGCTGCGGAAGATGCGTGAAAAAATGAAAAGTCGCTCGAAAAAGGGCCGTGGAAACAAGATGGTCCACATGAATGTCCTTTCTTATGAGGATATGCCGAGTGATTCTGCGCCCACCATTGTCGGTACTGACGAATATGTTCCGAAACCGATGTCTGTTGATGAAGCCGCCATGCAACTCGATGCGCTTGAAAATGAATTCCTGGTGTTCCGTAATGCCGAAACTGAAGGCCTTAATGTCATCTATAAACGAAAAAATGGCGATTATGGTCTTATTGATCCTGGGTACTAG
- the rapZ gene encoding RNase adapter RapZ — MTPSNPFPVIIVTGLSGSGKSTALNVFEDLGFFCIDGLPSKISPKIADLILKFDSQYRGLALGMDLRQFEFVDGWDQVLDDFRELGITPQVVFLEARMSELVRRYATTRRPHPLEYRNLGLEQALEQEKELLEPVRAGAALVLDTTNYSIHDLRRVVQTKWSAIEEVGRGMRVHLISFGFKYGVPSEADLVFDLRFLPNPYFEENLRSLSGQDKAIADYVLHSKVGGEFKTRFLDFLTYMLPLYADEGRYRMTVALGCTGGRHRSVSVGESVLVALKKKGYTVSIEHRHMELG; from the coding sequence GTGACGCCTTCCAATCCTTTTCCCGTTATCATTGTGACCGGGCTTTCCGGTTCGGGGAAAAGCACAGCCCTCAATGTATTTGAGGATCTGGGCTTTTTCTGTATTGATGGCTTGCCCTCGAAAATTTCGCCAAAGATTGCGGATCTTATTCTCAAATTCGATTCGCAATATCGTGGCTTGGCTCTCGGCATGGATTTGCGGCAGTTTGAATTCGTCGATGGATGGGACCAAGTCTTGGATGATTTCAGGGAACTTGGCATTACTCCACAGGTTGTCTTCCTTGAAGCTCGAATGAGTGAACTGGTGCGCCGGTATGCGACGACTCGTCGTCCGCATCCTTTGGAATATCGAAATCTTGGATTGGAACAGGCTCTTGAGCAGGAAAAGGAACTTCTCGAACCAGTGAGAGCCGGTGCAGCTTTGGTTCTTGATACAACCAATTATTCCATTCATGACCTTCGGCGCGTTGTTCAGACAAAATGGTCGGCTATTGAAGAAGTCGGGCGCGGAATGCGGGTTCATCTTATTTCTTTTGGTTTCAAATATGGTGTTCCGTCCGAAGCTGATTTGGTCTTTGATTTGCGATTTTTGCCAAATCCCTATTTTGAAGAGAATCTTCGGTCGCTTTCCGGACAAGACAAGGCCATTGCCGACTATGTACTTCACAGCAAGGTCGGGGGAGAATTCAAAACACGTTTTCTGGATTTCCTGACGTATATGCTTCCACTCTATGCGGATGAGGGACGATATCGAATGACTGTCGCTCTCGGATGCACCGGAGGACGCCATCGGTCTGTTTCTGTTGGAGAGTCCGTGCTGGTGGCCCTGAAGAAAAAAGGGTATACTGTTTCAATTGAACATCGACATATGGAACTTGGGTAA
- the lptC gene encoding LPS export ABC transporter periplasmic protein LptC, whose amino-acid sequence MKRRPTLIILLIFAIGLVAGLTINAVFFADPIIEHEALQTEGSKSRQRLLEEANVVAKDIELVQGKQGSLTWKLLAKTAKYNQERGLIGVETPQLTAFLGTDRKEVYVRSDRGEVDQANDNLTLYDNVSGRFGTLALDAQQLDYVGAIDKVYLKGGVTVRRPDLTIQATALEIDLVTRQLVAAGAVTALLAPEGFDTNLPDEDEE is encoded by the coding sequence ATGAAACGGCGTCCTACGCTCATAATTCTTTTGATTTTTGCCATTGGTCTTGTTGCCGGGCTGACGATCAACGCTGTTTTTTTTGCTGATCCGATTATCGAGCACGAGGCCTTGCAGACAGAAGGTTCCAAATCACGCCAACGTTTGCTGGAAGAAGCGAATGTCGTTGCCAAGGACATTGAACTTGTTCAAGGTAAACAGGGAAGCCTGACGTGGAAATTGCTCGCAAAAACGGCAAAATATAATCAGGAAAGAGGGTTGATCGGTGTCGAAACGCCGCAGTTGACGGCTTTTTTGGGCACGGATCGTAAAGAAGTCTATGTCCGGTCTGATCGTGGAGAAGTCGATCAGGCCAATGACAATCTGACATTGTATGATAATGTTTCCGGACGATTCGGGACACTGGCCCTGGATGCGCAGCAACTTGATTATGTTGGTGCAATCGATAAAGTGTATCTCAAGGGCGGGGTGACAGTTCGTCGTCCAGATTTGACCATTCAGGCCACGGCCCTGGAAATTGATCTTGTGACTCGACAGCTTGTGGCTGCCGGAGCTGTGACGGCTTTGCTTGCCCCCGAAGGGTTCGATACCAATTTGCCGGATGAAGATGAGGAGTGA